In a single window of the Ignavibacteria bacterium genome:
- a CDS encoding cell division protein ZapA: MDSKDIRIKIFNNHYTLKGDDVELLEKSAQYVDTLMHKVQNDIPNQSDFTVAIVSALNIAENYYREKNSSFVLDQNYKSLIGNLNSQVKEINDYIDSNT, encoded by the coding sequence ATGGACTCAAAGGATATCAGGATCAAAATATTCAACAATCATTACACACTTAAGGGTGATGATGTTGAGCTGCTCGAAAAAAGTGCGCAGTATGTAGATACATTAATGCATAAAGTACAAAATGATATTCCAAACCAGTCTGATTTTACAGTGGCTATAGTTTCTGCATTAAATATAGCAGAAAATTATTACAGGGAAAAGAACTCAAGCTTTGTTCTTGACCAGAATTATAAATCATTGATCGGAAATCTGAACTCTCAGGTTAAAGAAATAAATGATTATATAGACAGCAACACCTGA
- the rny gene encoding ribonuclease Y, producing MLQEIYVLVPLIVILCAATFYLGWFMQNKVTKGKINSAEEQSKRIIADGEKAALNIKKEKLLEVRDEWYKKKQEFDADYQSKKNKLKSFEKQLQDKEEVISKRIDEYAKKEKSINKLENDFNNKINSLNDKETKLESLIQEQNNRLENISGLTAEEAKTILMNNLIEETKMQTATRLKEIRDEMKLEAKKLARNLIVQAIQRSAADHSVETTVSVLNIQSDELKGRIIGKEGRNVRAFEAATGVDIIVDDTPEAITISGFDPFRREVAKISMERLIADGRIHPTRIEEVVEKVRKELEEEIIRVGENSIIECGLHGLHPEMIRYVGRMKYRTSYGQNLLQHSIEVAHLCGIMAVELGLDPVMAKRAGLLHDIGKVIDREVEGPHAILGYELAKKYKEHPVVCNAIGAHHEDMEMETPIAVIVQACDAISGARPGARRESVEGYVKRLQKLEEVAKSFEGVGRTYAIQAGREVRVIVEHDKVSDALADQLSVDIATRIQEEMEYPGQIKVTVIRERRSVAYAK from the coding sequence ATGCTTCAGGAAATTTATGTATTAGTGCCATTGATCGTCATACTCTGTGCGGCGACATTTTATCTTGGATGGTTCATGCAGAACAAGGTAACAAAAGGCAAGATAAACAGCGCAGAGGAACAGTCAAAACGTATTATCGCCGATGGCGAAAAGGCAGCTTTAAATATCAAAAAAGAAAAGCTGCTGGAAGTAAGGGACGAATGGTACAAAAAGAAACAGGAATTTGATGCTGACTACCAGTCCAAAAAGAACAAGCTTAAATCATTCGAAAAACAGCTTCAGGATAAAGAAGAAGTTATCAGCAAAAGGATCGATGAATATGCCAAAAAGGAAAAATCGATAAATAAGCTCGAAAATGACTTCAATAACAAGATCAATTCCTTAAATGATAAAGAAACAAAGCTTGAAAGCCTGATACAGGAACAGAACAACAGGCTTGAGAATATTTCTGGTCTTACCGCTGAAGAAGCCAAGACCATTTTGATGAATAATCTCATCGAAGAAACTAAAATGCAGACTGCAACCAGGCTGAAAGAGATCCGCGATGAAATGAAGCTCGAAGCCAAAAAGCTTGCGCGTAACCTGATTGTACAGGCTATTCAGCGGAGCGCTGCTGATCATTCAGTTGAAACCACGGTAAGTGTGCTGAATATCCAGAGCGATGAGCTCAAAGGAAGGATCATCGGCAAGGAAGGCAGAAATGTCCGTGCATTTGAAGCGGCTACGGGCGTGGATATTATTGTTGATGATACACCGGAAGCAATAACAATTTCAGGCTTCGATCCGTTCAGGCGTGAAGTTGCCAAGATCTCCATGGAGCGTTTGATTGCTGACGGCCGTATTCATCCTACAAGGATTGAGGAAGTAGTTGAAAAGGTCCGTAAAGAGCTTGAAGAGGAAATTATCCGTGTCGGCGAGAATTCCATAATTGAATGCGGCTTACACGGTCTGCATCCTGAAATGATAAGGTATGTAGGCAGAATGAAATACCGCACAAGCTACGGTCAGAACCTGCTGCAGCACAGCATTGAAGTAGCGCATTTATGCGGCATTATGGCTGTTGAGCTTGGCTTAGACCCGGTAATGGCTAAACGCGCGGGATTGCTGCATGATATCGGCAAAGTGATTGACCGCGAAGTTGAAGGACCGCACGCCATACTTGGATATGAGCTTGCCAAGAAGTATAAAGAGCACCCGGTTGTATGTAATGCTATTGGCGCTCATCATGAAGATATGGAAATGGAAACACCGATAGCAGTTATTGTTCAGGCATGCGATGCCATCAGCGGGGCACGCCCCGGCGCAAGGCGCGAATCGGTTGAAGGGTATGTAAAACGCCTGCAGAAGCTGGAAGAAGTCGCAAAATCTTTTGAAGGTGTTGGCAGAACCTACGCTATCCAGGCCGGCAGGGAAGTAAGGGTAATAGTTGAGCACGATAAGGTAAGCGATGCTCTGGCAGACCAGCTTTCAGTTGATATTGCTACAAGGATACAGGAAGAAATGGAATACCCCGGACAGATCAAAGTAACTGTGATCCGTGAACGGCGTTCCGTTGCGTACGCAAAATAA
- a CDS encoding dephospho-CoA kinase → MPQKSRLKIGITGGIGSGKSLACRYLEELGYKVIYADKIAKELYASNKALLKKLAGEFGKSILNSDGTLNRINARKAIFSNKKNIKRVNSIVHPFVFREMDRIVAAIKDRIIFFEAAIMFESGSYKRMNYVVLIYADKETRIKRIINRDDVKRRDVLKLMKLQLDEREKLKRADFVIKNNSTAAELKKKIKAFNRIIKLL, encoded by the coding sequence ATGCCCCAAAAGAGCAGGCTAAAGATAGGTATCACAGGCGGTATAGGTTCAGGCAAAAGCCTTGCCTGCAGGTACCTTGAAGAACTAGGTTATAAAGTAATTTATGCTGATAAAATAGCTAAAGAGCTTTATGCATCAAATAAAGCTCTCTTGAAAAAACTTGCCGGAGAATTCGGGAAAAGTATCCTTAACAGTGATGGTACATTAAACCGTATAAACGCCAGGAAAGCAATTTTTTCAAATAAGAAAAATATTAAAAGGGTGAACTCTATAGTTCACCCTTTTGTATTCCGGGAAATGGACAGGATAGTTGCCGCTATAAAGGACAGGATCATTTTTTTTGAAGCTGCAATTATGTTTGAATCAGGCAGCTATAAAAGGATGAATTATGTCGTTCTTATCTATGCTGATAAAGAAACAAGGATCAAACGTATCATCAACCGGGACGACGTAAAACGCCGTGATGTGCTGAAGCTGATGAAGCTGCAGCTTGATGAACGCGAAAAGCTTAAAAGGGCAGATTTTGTGATCAAGAATAACTCCACCGCAGCAGAGCTGAAGAAAAAAATAAAAGCATTTAACAGGATAATAAAGTTACTGTAA
- a CDS encoding acetylornithine/succinylornithine family transaminase, which yields MNINDLSKQEEKDFFHTYKRLGIVIERGEGCYLYSSSGEKILDMFGGLAVNVLGYGHKKMNNAIKEQVDKYIHISNLFYQEKQIALAEKIKQLSGAEKVFFCNSGTEAAEAAIKLVRKYFLGQDKTTLVSFTGSFHGRTMGALSLTARKKYREQFLPLLPGVKHLEYNSVSELESGIDENTAAVFIECLQGEGGVNPAQPEFINKLNELKERYRFLIAADEIQSGVGRTGTFNAFTQFGLDADIIIMAKGIGGGLPLGAIAGNRRVAEVFTYGEHGSTFGGNPVAAASGLVVMEELEGGLMQSNKTMGELLLNKLNTIKNKYPGKIKDIRGMGLMTGAELYFPGEKVVNELMKHNVLVNCTNENVIRLLPPYIIGEIEIDLFCDNFEKVLKDF from the coding sequence ATGAATATCAACGACCTGAGCAAACAGGAAGAAAAAGATTTTTTCCATACCTATAAGCGGCTTGGCATTGTTATTGAAAGGGGAGAAGGGTGTTACCTTTACTCTTCTTCCGGTGAAAAGATACTGGATATGTTCGGCGGCCTTGCCGTGAATGTGTTGGGCTACGGCCATAAAAAAATGAACAATGCTATTAAAGAACAGGTCGATAAATATATTCATATTTCAAACTTATTTTACCAGGAAAAACAAATAGCGCTTGCAGAGAAGATAAAACAACTCTCAGGTGCCGAAAAAGTATTCTTCTGCAACAGCGGCACCGAGGCAGCGGAAGCTGCCATAAAACTTGTGCGCAAGTATTTCCTGGGCCAAGATAAAACCACGCTGGTTTCATTCACCGGCTCATTCCACGGCAGAACAATGGGAGCGCTTTCGCTAACCGCCCGCAAAAAATACCGCGAGCAATTCCTGCCGCTGCTGCCGGGTGTAAAGCATCTTGAGTATAATTCGGTATCTGAGCTTGAGAGCGGAATTGATGAGAATACGGCGGCAGTATTCATTGAATGCCTGCAGGGCGAAGGCGGTGTAAATCCCGCACAACCGGAATTCATAAATAAGCTGAATGAGCTTAAGGAAAGATACAGGTTCCTCATTGCCGCCGATGAGATACAATCAGGTGTTGGCAGAACCGGTACATTTAACGCCTTCACACAATTCGGGCTTGATGCAGATATTATAATAATGGCAAAAGGCATCGGCGGCGGGCTGCCGCTTGGCGCAATTGCAGGAAACAGGCGAGTAGCAGAAGTATTTACATACGGTGAACACGGCTCAACATTTGGCGGCAACCCTGTTGCTGCAGCATCCGGACTCGTGGTAATGGAAGAGCTTGAGGGCGGATTAATGCAGAGCAATAAAACCATGGGTGAGCTTCTTTTGAATAAGCTGAATACAATAAAAAATAAATATCCCGGTAAGATTAAAGATATCCGCGGTATGGGATTAATGACAGGCGCGGAATTGTACTTCCCCGGTGAAAAGGTTGTTAATGAATTAATGAAACATAACGTGCTTGTGAACTGTACGAATGAAAATGTCATAAGGCTGCTCCCTCCATACATAATAGGTGAAATAGAAATTGATCTGTTCTGTGATAATTTTGAAAAGGTTCTGAAAGATTTTTAA
- a CDS encoding ferredoxin family protein, which translates to MPWVITKLCLDCKDTECAEVCPVDCIYELQADDDNFSKNMLYIHPAECIDCAACEPACPWQAIYEDSQVPALFKDDIELNAKVFEVHPPDDFTTEPTPIRKNPTPEDIAQNKAKWGFA; encoded by the coding sequence ATGCCTTGGGTAATTACAAAATTATGTCTTGACTGCAAAGATACAGAATGTGCAGAAGTCTGCCCGGTAGATTGTATTTATGAGCTGCAGGCTGATGACGATAACTTTTCAAAGAACATGCTTTACATTCACCCTGCCGAATGTATCGATTGCGCTGCATGCGAACCCGCTTGTCCCTGGCAGGCTATTTATGAAGACTCACAGGTTCCCGCTTTATTCAAAGATGATATTGAGCTTAACGCAAAGGTATTTGAAGTTCATCCTCCGGATGACTTTACAACTGAACCAACACCCATCAGGAAGAATCCGACACCTGAAGATATTGCTCAGAATAAAGCTAAATGGGGTTTCGCATAA
- a CDS encoding peptidylprolyl isomerase has protein sequence MNKIKIILAALFLMLSFNTFSQGEGDKIIAIVGNDVVLQSDLNFSLYSYMQQNNIQQISNELVQQVFQNLVSEKLMLAKAEQDSIFVSADEVNKQVEGRIRDMVTQFGSEKNVEDAYGLTIPKIKNLLKDQTEKNMKLTRVKQAKFGYGITVTKPEVTKFYNDYKDSLPMVPETYELAQIIRIPKVTEDAKFMAKEKIEKLLDSVKLGMDFSELAKKYSDDSLSALQGGALGKSKKGSFVKEFEDAAFLLKPGETSGIVETEFGYHIIKLNDKSGDFITAQHILVKFPRLEAADFTEINFLKDLRDKINSGQITFTKAAAEYSQDPKVTTDSGYIGKLSVNNLDQLEVAALTPLAIGEISDPVKVGDERYYGYYMYKVMNKFPEHAATLESDYMLLEQYAQKYKEQKLLGEWLEELKKTIYLEIKL, from the coding sequence TTGAATAAAATAAAAATAATACTGGCAGCTCTCTTCCTTATGTTATCGTTCAACACCTTTTCACAGGGTGAAGGCGATAAGATCATTGCAATTGTAGGCAATGATGTTGTTCTGCAGAGTGATCTTAACTTTTCGCTTTACAGCTATATGCAGCAGAACAATATTCAGCAGATATCAAACGAGCTTGTTCAGCAGGTTTTCCAGAACCTGGTATCAGAAAAGCTGATGCTAGCAAAGGCTGAGCAGGATAGCATATTTGTTTCAGCCGATGAAGTGAACAAGCAGGTTGAAGGCAGAATAAGGGATATGGTCACACAGTTCGGCTCTGAAAAGAACGTGGAAGATGCTTACGGGCTTACTATCCCTAAGATAAAGAACCTGCTTAAGGACCAGACAGAAAAGAACATGAAATTGACCCGCGTTAAGCAGGCAAAGTTCGGCTACGGCATAACGGTCACAAAGCCTGAGGTCACCAAGTTCTACAATGATTACAAAGACTCCCTGCCAATGGTACCCGAAACTTATGAGCTTGCGCAGATAATAAGGATACCCAAGGTAACCGAAGATGCCAAGTTCATGGCAAAGGAAAAGATAGAAAAGCTCTTAGACAGCGTTAAGCTGGGAATGGATTTTTCTGAGCTTGCAAAAAAATATTCTGATGATTCGCTTTCCGCGCTTCAGGGCGGAGCTTTGGGTAAATCCAAAAAAGGCTCGTTCGTAAAAGAGTTCGAAGATGCCGCATTCCTGTTAAAGCCCGGTGAAACATCAGGCATAGTTGAAACTGAGTTCGGATATCATATCATAAAGCTGAATGATAAATCAGGTGATTTCATCACCGCGCAGCATATACTGGTAAAATTCCCCAGGCTGGAAGCGGCTGATTTCACAGAAATAAATTTCTTAAAAGACCTGCGCGATAAGATAAACTCCGGGCAGATTACGTTTACCAAAGCCGCCGCTGAATATTCACAGGATCCCAAAGTAACTACAGACAGCGGTTATATAGGCAAGCTTAGCGTGAATAATTTAGACCAGCTTGAAGTTGCTGCGCTTACACCGCTTGCTATCGGGGAAATATCTGATCCTGTAAAAGTTGGTGATGAAAGATATTACGGCTATTATATGTATAAGGTTATGAACAAGTTCCCCGAGCATGCCGCTACGCTTGAAAGCGACTACATGCTGCTTGAGCAGTATGCCCAGAAGTACAAAGAGCAGAAGCTGCTTGGCGAGTGGCTTGAGGAGCTCAAGAAAACGATTTACCTCGAAATAAAACTGTGA
- a CDS encoding peptidylprolyl isomerase, with the protein MNKFKMYGILLVIAMLAFSASNCNKANKTLVDIGDDKITLGEFEKQYLKTVGNIDTARNKSIDEKKQFLNLYINFRLKVKDARERGLLNNPDIQKDVEEYKRNFAPTYLVDKEIVKEKVEDLYEKRKDEVRASHILINLPENASPQDSIMAYQRADSVIARLEKGEDFGTVAEMYSMDRTVKSNRGDLYYFTAGMTVPEFEDAVYALKVGDISKKPVRTMFGLHIIKLTDRKPRIESVKISHILIQDKRDSIGNVIDSVGTYQRALDVYNKAKGGESFESLVQQFSEDAGSKVQNGDLGNVERRRLAQPLDSTAFTMSVNDVAGPIRTPYGWHIVKKFAEKKVGSLEKEFETIKNEFKKSKAYKDEYAKFVETLKGKFSYKIEAGGLNFLKSKFDSVKSVSDYNMDSLFTAGDKEMVIASYDGGQVKIIDLINHLNVNRDFARMPLNDQTLQAMINSASESPLLNKKAKDSNIEKDDEFIANITDYENGLLVFRVDQDELWSKVKINDGDITTFYETNKTKYVKTDSTGKQVPKSIEEAKPEISNELQQLKYKDSEKAYLDALRQKYPVTIHDDILAEAYKD; encoded by the coding sequence ATGAATAAATTCAAAATGTACGGAATTCTATTAGTAATTGCCATGCTGGCTTTTTCAGCTTCTAACTGCAATAAAGCCAACAAAACCCTTGTTGATATAGGCGATGATAAAATAACACTGGGTGAGTTCGAAAAACAATACCTCAAAACTGTCGGGAATATCGATACTGCCAGGAACAAATCGATCGATGAAAAAAAGCAGTTCCTTAATCTTTACATAAACTTCCGCCTGAAGGTAAAAGATGCCCGCGAACGCGGATTGCTTAACAACCCCGATATTCAGAAGGATGTAGAAGAATATAAAAGGAACTTTGCCCCTACATACCTTGTGGATAAGGAAATAGTTAAAGAAAAAGTTGAAGACCTGTACGAAAAAAGGAAAGATGAAGTAAGGGCTTCGCATATCCTCATCAACCTGCCTGAAAACGCCTCACCGCAGGATTCAATTATGGCATACCAGAGAGCTGATTCTGTTATAGCAAGGCTTGAAAAAGGCGAAGATTTCGGAACAGTTGCAGAAATGTACTCGATGGACCGCACTGTTAAATCAAACCGCGGCGATCTTTATTACTTCACCGCCGGTATGACAGTACCTGAATTTGAAGACGCTGTTTACGCCTTAAAGGTCGGTGATATATCCAAAAAACCGGTAAGAACAATGTTCGGGCTGCATATTATAAAGCTGACTGACCGCAAGCCGAGAATTGAATCAGTTAAGATATCACACATACTTATCCAGGATAAACGCGACAGCATTGGTAATGTTATTGATTCAGTTGGCACTTACCAGAGAGCGCTTGATGTTTACAACAAAGCTAAAGGCGGCGAGAGCTTTGAATCACTGGTGCAGCAGTTCTCAGAAGATGCAGGCTCAAAAGTGCAGAACGGTGATCTTGGCAATGTTGAAAGAAGAAGGCTTGCGCAGCCGCTTGATTCAACAGCATTTACAATGTCAGTTAACGATGTTGCGGGTCCGATAAGAACACCATACGGATGGCATATTGTTAAAAAATTCGCAGAGAAAAAAGTCGGCTCGCTTGAAAAGGAATTTGAGACAATTAAGAACGAATTCAAAAAATCCAAAGCTTATAAAGATGAATACGCAAAATTTGTTGAAACATTAAAGGGAAAATTCAGTTATAAAATAGAAGCGGGTGGCCTGAACTTCCTGAAATCGAAGTTTGATTCCGTTAAAAGCGTATCAGACTATAACATGGATAGCCTCTTCACTGCAGGCGATAAGGAAATGGTAATTGCTTCATATGACGGCGGACAGGTAAAGATCATAGACCTGATAAACCACCTGAACGTAAACCGTGATTTCGCAAGAATGCCGCTGAATGACCAGACACTGCAGGCAATGATAAATTCAGCCAGCGAGAGTCCGCTGCTTAACAAAAAAGCTAAGGACTCAAACATAGAAAAAGATGATGAGTTCATAGCCAACATTACAGATTATGAGAACGGACTGCTCGTTTTCAGGGTTGACCAGGATGAGCTGTGGAGCAAGGTTAAGATAAACGACGGCGATATCACAACATTCTATGAAACCAATAAGACAAAGTATGTAAAAACAGATTCAACCGGCAAACAGGTGCCAAAATCAATTGAAGAAGCTAAACCTGAAATTTCTAACGAGCTTCAGCAGTTAAAGTATAAGGATTCAGAAAAAGCTTACCTGGATGCCCTGAGGCAGAAATACCCGGTAACAATTCATGATGATATACTTGCAGAAGCATACAAAGATTAA
- the rpsU gene encoding 30S ribosomal protein S21 codes for MIKVTLQENESIDKVLKRFKKKYEKAGVLKEVRKRGFFVKPSIKKRMKKAKAIRRNKRTLAEETAA; via the coding sequence TTGATCAAAGTAACACTTCAGGAAAACGAATCTATAGATAAAGTCTTAAAAAGATTCAAAAAGAAGTATGAAAAAGCCGGCGTTTTAAAAGAAGTACGTAAAAGAGGCTTTTTTGTAAAGCCTTCAATAAAAAAACGCATGAAAAAGGCTAAAGCAATAAGAAGAAATAAAAGAACTCTGGCGGAAGAAACTGCGGCTTAA
- the hpt gene encoding hypoxanthine phosphoribosyltransferase — MKLQQKSTGEANSSQNNSQTSESTSAGNLKPFISSEEIQKRLKELAGKISSDYQGRIPVFIGVLNGSFIFISDLVREVTLDVEIDFLKLSSYGDSKISSGEVKLLKDLNCQIEGRDIIIVEDIIDSGLSIKYIRDLVLSHNPNSLEFCALLIKKGLSNLSFEIKYTGFEIENKFVVGYGLDYAQKYRNLKEICILDS, encoded by the coding sequence TTGAAATTACAGCAAAAAAGTACAGGGGAGGCAAACAGTTCACAAAACAATTCCCAAACTTCAGAAAGTACATCAGCAGGCAATTTAAAGCCGTTCATTTCGTCTGAAGAGATACAGAAGCGTTTAAAAGAGCTTGCCGGAAAAATAAGCAGTGATTATCAAGGCAGGATCCCTGTGTTCATTGGTGTGCTTAACGGTTCTTTTATTTTTATCAGCGATCTTGTAAGGGAAGTAACACTTGATGTTGAAATTGACTTCCTGAAGCTTTCAAGCTACGGCGACAGCAAAATATCTTCAGGTGAAGTTAAGCTGCTTAAAGACCTTAACTGCCAGATAGAAGGAAGGGATATAATAATCGTTGAAGATATCATTGATTCGGGACTTTCGATAAAATATATTCGCGACCTTGTGCTTTCGCACAACCCGAATTCACTCGAGTTCTGCGCCCTGCTGATAAAAAAAGGCCTGAGCAACTTATCATTTGAAATAAAATACACGGGATTTGAAATTGAAAATAAATTTGTAGTTGGCTACGGACTCGATTACGCGCAGAAGTACAGGAATTTGAAAGAGATATGTATATTAGATTCATAA
- the ftsH gene encoding ATP-dependent zinc metalloprotease FtsH, with protein MSEDFSNNGSNQKPPKKRRNEEFNWNRVFKVVLGWSAILFGFFLIMIWSKSGDGGEVEIGFDQYQKLLAEDKIKEAVVKKLDNTFTFHGVLKQAEPLNVGSRQVSADKFTVLLPYTNIDDAVIKTWNDKQIAFRIEKEDTSWIGPLIGALPWILIIVFWIIIMRRMQGQGGGTKGIFSFGKSKAKMLTENQLRVTFKDVAGADEAKYELEEIIEFLREPSKFQRLGGKIPRGVLLLGPPGTGKTLLARAVAGEAGVPFFSISGADFVEMFVGVGASRVRDLFEKGKKNAPCIIFIDEIDAVGRHRGAGLGGGHDEREQTLNQLLVEMDGFEQNAGVIIIAATNRPDVLDPALLRPGRFDRQVVVDRPDVKGREGIFKVHARNIPLDKGVKLDILARGTPGLSGADIANLVNEAALLAARKNQNVVTMADFEEAKDKVLMGLERKSMLISEDEKKTTAYHEIGHVLVAKMIPGTDPIHKVTIIPRGRALGVTAYLPIDEKHTHSREYIEGRIAMMFGGRAAEKIIFNQLTTGASNDIERASKLARMMVCDWGMSDKLGPVNYGKKEEEIFLGREIAQHRDYSEHTAITIDEEVMKIIKTQMERAEKILSDNVDMLHKLSLALLEREILDNEEIDKIMRGEALPPYEKIKVNGDTAALNGVNGKTENTGSEIKADDDKSTDKKD; from the coding sequence ATGTCAGAAGATTTTTCAAATAACGGTTCAAACCAGAAGCCTCCTAAAAAAAGGCGGAACGAAGAGTTCAACTGGAACAGGGTATTTAAAGTGGTTCTTGGGTGGAGCGCGATACTTTTCGGCTTTTTCCTGATTATGATATGGTCAAAATCAGGTGATGGCGGAGAAGTAGAAATAGGCTTTGACCAGTACCAGAAGCTCCTTGCCGAAGACAAGATAAAAGAAGCTGTCGTAAAAAAGCTTGATAACACATTCACATTTCACGGCGTATTAAAACAGGCTGAGCCTTTGAATGTTGGCAGCCGCCAGGTATCAGCAGATAAGTTCACAGTGCTTTTGCCATACACCAATATTGATGACGCAGTTATCAAAACATGGAACGATAAGCAGATAGCATTCCGCATAGAAAAGGAAGATACAAGCTGGATAGGTCCATTGATAGGCGCATTGCCGTGGATACTTATTATCGTATTCTGGATTATTATAATGCGCAGGATGCAGGGGCAGGGCGGCGGAACCAAGGGAATATTCTCCTTCGGTAAATCCAAAGCCAAGATGCTAACCGAAAATCAGCTTCGCGTTACATTTAAAGATGTTGCCGGCGCTGATGAAGCAAAGTATGAGCTTGAAGAAATTATTGAGTTTTTAAGAGAGCCTTCAAAGTTCCAGAGGCTTGGCGGCAAGATTCCAAGAGGCGTTTTACTGCTTGGACCTCCGGGAACAGGCAAGACACTCCTTGCAAGAGCAGTTGCAGGCGAAGCCGGCGTGCCGTTTTTCAGTATTTCAGGAGCTGATTTTGTTGAGATGTTCGTTGGTGTTGGGGCATCAAGAGTACGTGACCTTTTTGAAAAAGGCAAGAAGAACGCGCCGTGTATAATTTTTATTGATGAAATTGATGCTGTCGGCAGGCACCGCGGTGCGGGTCTCGGCGGCGGACATGATGAACGTGAGCAGACCTTGAACCAGTTACTTGTTGAAATGGATGGCTTTGAACAGAATGCGGGTGTAATAATTATAGCCGCAACAAACAGGCCTGATGTACTTGACCCGGCTCTTTTAAGGCCCGGCAGGTTTGACAGACAGGTTGTTGTTGACAGACCCGATGTAAAAGGCCGTGAAGGAATATTTAAAGTTCACGCAAGAAATATTCCTCTTGATAAAGGTGTTAAGCTGGATATTCTTGCAAGAGGCACACCTGGGCTATCCGGAGCGGATATAGCAAATCTAGTAAATGAAGCTGCACTACTTGCTGCACGCAAGAACCAGAATGTTGTGACCATGGCTGATTTTGAAGAAGCCAAAGATAAAGTTCTGATGGGGCTTGAAAGAAAAAGCATGCTGATATCTGAAGATGAGAAAAAGACTACGGCTTATCATGAGATAGGACATGTACTTGTAGCTAAAATGATCCCCGGAACCGACCCAATACATAAAGTAACAATTATTCCGAGAGGAAGAGCTTTGGGTGTTACAGCATATCTTCCTATTGATGAAAAGCATACTCATTCAAGAGAGTATATTGAAGGCAGAATCGCTATGATGTTCGGCGGCAGGGCAGCCGAAAAGATAATTTTTAATCAGCTTACTACAGGCGCGAGTAACGATATTGAACGAGCCAGTAAGTTAGCCAGAATGATGGTTTGTGACTGGGGAATGAGTGATAAGTTAGGACCGGTAAACTATGGTAAAAAGGAAGAGGAAATATTTTTAGGTAGAGAAATTGCGCAGCACAGGGATTATAGTGAACATACCGCAATTACTATTGATGAAGAAGTTATGAAGATCATTAAGACGCAAATGGAAAGAGCTGAAAAAATTCTGAGTGATAATGTTGATATGCTGCATAAACTTTCCTTGGCATTATTGGAGCGTGAAATACTTGATAATGAGGAAATTGATAAGATCATGCGCGGTGAAGCGCTGCCGCCGTATGAGAAGATAAAGGTGAACGGCGATACGGCCGCACTGAACGGTGTGAACGGTAAAACTGAAAATACCGGATCTGAGATCAAAGCTGATGATGATAAATCAACAGATAAAAAAGATTAA